The Tripterygium wilfordii isolate XIE 37 chromosome 18, ASM1340144v1, whole genome shotgun sequence nucleotide sequence AGTATAAACTATGAAGTGAGAGTGTTATTGGGCCGTCTCGGAACAGTTGAAGCCCATCGTGGAGTGATTGTTGTGGGGCGGGCTTGGAATCTGTGGAAACAAGCCTGGTCCATGACTAAGTTGTTCATGGCCGGAGAAATGGCTTAAGGACTAATTGTTGAGGAAATAAATCCATTATCCATTATCCAtgaaaacaatataaaaaaCTGAAAACGATGTAGGACATTATGtattaatttggattttttttaatattattaggGAAAGACAATTTTAGAAATTGTAGATTAAAATCCGAGAATCGTAAGACCAAGATGAGGGAACCCTAGGTGTCTAAGGTAACCCTAGGAGAGACATCGACTCCACTCCCAACTACCGTCCATGTACGATCCATACTAAATCTGAGCAACTACCCACATTCTCTCAAAGCAACATTAGTTCCAAGTTCAAATGTAAAGAACCAATTGCTTGTTCTGCTTTAAAGCATTTAGATTTGTTAACCAGAatatgataaataaaaaaagagaaatacaCAAGCATAAGGTACAATATTTTATTATCTCAATTCACAAcccaacaataaaaaaaaatcaatgaaagtACAACACATAAAAATTattaacataattttttctTACAGATTGTTTAGCCTCTCAACTTGaaagaaatgataaaaatataagcaaagtaaatccataaaaaaagaaaatagactTGGTTTAAAGAACACACCCATGCTCCTCAGCAATGAACATTTGATAATAATCAATACCCCAGTAGTATATATTGATCTGTGAGTTCCATACTCATTTATAATGGTCGTACTTTCCACCACCAATGCTGGACATAGCTCTGATCTTAAGCTTTGCACGGTTAATGTACTCAGAGAAGCTCCTATCTACTTTTGCAGCCTCACCGGCATTCGACATAGTTCTGATCTTCACCTTGGCTCGATTGATGTAATCAGTAAATCTGTCTTCAATATGGATGCCTGTTTTCTTGCCTTCCTCTTTGTTCACTTGACTACTTATCTGTGCTTTAGGCTTATGATTTCCCTCCACTGGTGACTCAGTCTTCAAAGGCTTATGCACAGATGGTGGTGGTGTCTGTTTCATATTTGGTGCCACTTTAGCTGCCTGGACATGCCCTTGCTTGCGAGCAGTTTTTGCAGGGTCAGTCATTTCACTTGGTGGGGTGGTATAATCAAAGTTGATGGCAACTGACTCAGTTGCTCCCTTCTTGTTGGGTGTTTTGAGTTTTTCTGACTTGGGTTGTGGTGGAACAACAGGATTGGTTTGGATACCAGTTGTTTTCACAGAAGGGTTCCCCATGGTTGCTGGTGAAGCTCGTGAGGCAGGGGAGAGGAGCCTTGGTTCTTGTGGGCGATGAGAGATGCGGTGACGAGGTCTGACACCAGGAAAATTAGTCACTGCTCTAAACATTTTCTCACAAGCATCATTGGGGCTGCTGCTACTACGCTTCTTTTCCATTGACAATCAAGGAAATTAGAATAACCTGAAAAACAGTAGAGGATATTAGAAGTACAAAGAGTCTACCAAGTTTCAAGATTTATACTTGCATAATACAAGAAGGCAGAGAGACTTATAAGAAGAAGATAATTATACTATTAGAGTCTGGTCTCATGGGTTTCATGTGTGAAAATGATGGTCTTTCTCAGTAGGGAATTTCAGCTTTCTCAAAATTTCAAACTGATATGATGGATTGGGATCATATTCCTGCCTTTTTTCCTGCTGCAATGTTCTCCAGAAAACATAGATTAAGAAGTTCAGGTCCATCTGGACAATTATTAACAAACGGTATTCCAGACTTTAGCTGTATAAAGACGTACAGTCAGATGACATCAAAGATGGTATCAGATTCAAATACAATATCAAATAACAAGGCTGTTTTGAAGAATATACCATAGCAGTGCCAGTGATATACTTTCAGCATGGCCATTGGCTTGAAAGCTCATAGTTTCTTAAGGTGATTTACAAACGTGATTCTCTTTAGCAAAAGATTCGACAGCCAGGAATTCAAATCATTTGAAAAAAGTCTTTCCTTAAAAATGCAAGCAACTACTTCCAACTAATAAATGATCACTTCTCTTCCATAAAGAATATTCTGAACTTACAACACCATCATTTTGTCCAAACCAGTCTAATGGTAATTCATTCACTACTTACAACACCATCACCCTAGCTTTATCCTAAACTATTTGGGTTGGCTACAAGACATGCGgatgttacattttttttcttctttcctaaTGACATGGGGACATCACCAAGGCAAACTAATGTTGCAAAATTTCAGTTTCTAAATTGCTTTTAGTTGTAGGACCACCATCTCAATATTGCTC carries:
- the LOC119983639 gene encoding uncharacterized protein LOC119983639; the protein is MEKKRSSSSPNDACEKMFRAVTNFPGVRPRHRISHRPQEPRLLSPASRASPATMGNPSVKTTGIQTNPVVPPQPKSEKLKTPNKKGATESVAINFDYTTPPSEMTDPAKTARKQGHVQAAKVAPNMKQTPPPSVHKPLKTESPVEGNHKPKAQISSQVNKEEGKKTGIHIEDRFTDYINRAKVKIRTMSNAGEAAKVDRSFSEYINRAKLKIRAMSSIGGGKYDHYK